The stretch of DNA GTTTATCTCGTAGTGCAACGGCGGCCCCACTCGCCGGGCATAGCCGATCGCCACGCGCGCGTCGTGATCCAACGCAAAGAGGGCGATCGCCTTATGGGCCGAGGCCGGGCGGCCGAAGAATTCCACCCAGCAACCCTTCGAGCCGGCATATTGATCGGCCAGAAACGTCATCGTCCCGCCGGCGGTGAGAATGCGGATGATCTCCTCGTAACCGCCCTTTTTGGGAACGATGTGCTGACCGGTCGAGCCGCGGAACCGGTTGATCCAGCGATCCAGGTAGGGGTTGTCGAGCACGCGCGCCACGGCATACGTGGGGAAGCCGAGCAAACCGAGCGCGAACCCGGCGATTTCGAAGTTGCCAAAATGGGCGGAAACGATCAGCAGCGGCCGGTCGTCGAGCAGACCGCGCATCAAATCGGCGGCCCCGCGCAGTTCGATATAGTCGCGCCAGTTCGTCTCATGAATTTTCCGCGGCGCATGGGCGACCTCGCAGACGAACAGGATCAGATGCGCCCACATGTCGCGGGCCAACTGCTCTCGTCGGGCATCGGTCCAATCCGGGAAGGCATGGCGGAGATTTTCGTCGATCACGCCACGGCGAACGCGCAGGATATCGACGGCCAGCACGCCGATCCAGCGCGAGAACTCCGCGCACCATTCCAGCGGCACGGCCTGCACGACGGCGATCAGCACCCGCGCCGTCACATACCCCAGGTA from Planctomycetia bacterium encodes:
- a CDS encoding lysophospholipid acyltransferase family protein; this encodes MRRLSQYLGYVTARVLIAVVQAVPLEWCAEFSRWIGVLAVDILRVRRGVIDENLRHAFPDWTDARREQLARDMWAHLILFVCEVAHAPRKIHETNWRDYIELRGAADLMRGLLDDRPLLIVSAHFGNFEIAGFALGLLGFPTYAVARVLDNPYLDRWINRFRGSTGQHIVPKKGGYEEIIRILTAGGTMTFLADQYAGSKGCWVEFFGRPASAHKAIALFALDHDARVAIGYARRVGPPLHYEINSQNFADPRDSAQNVAGIRELTQWYTAEIERFVRTAPEQYWWLHRRWKDNRPARRRRAA